The stretch of DNA AGCGACTTCTGAGTCCTCGGTGTGTAGACCAGATCTTCCAGATATGCATGGAAGACGCCCGCATTTTCGACAGTACGGAGCATTCTGAGAGCTTCTTCGGCATTGCGTCCCAGCGGCTTGGTGCAAAGCACGGCCTTTCCTGCCTCTGCTGCTGCTGTGACCGCGTTTTCGTGCAAATGGTTCGGAAGTCCGATAATCACGGCATCGACATCATCGGCGGCCACTGTTTCGTTTACATCGGTTGAGAAACGGGGGATCTGATGTTGTTCAGCAAATGCCTTTGCATGTTCGGCATCCCGGCCGTACACAATCTGAACCTGATCGCGCGACCGGGTTCGGTGAAGCGCTTCCGTGTAAAACCGTGCGATGAAGCCGGTTCCCAGCATCGCGATCCGAAGCATGATTGTTTCCGTTTAAAAAATTTTGGTTAAACGCTGGCCGTCTTCTGCCTGCCATTGCAGGGGTTCGATACATACGGGGCACGCATGATCATCAGTCAAGAGGTCCGCAGCCGAACAGTTGAATGTCTTCCGTTCTGATGGACTGAAATACTCAGGGAATTCTTCGGAAGACGAAAAATGAAGGATCGCCAGTATTGGGTCTGCCTGCTAGTATCTTATAGTAGGCGTGTCCGGTTCCTGACTGACTCAAACAGAGTTTTGCCGCAGCCTGTCAGGAACGTGTTGAAAATGGTCTGTTAGCGTCACCGGCCGGTGTTATAGAGCGGATATTGTTTCATTATGAGTGCAACGTTGTCACATCCACATAAGGTCGCTGATCTGTCACTGGCAGAGCTGGGCCGCAAAGAAATTGAAATCGCAGAAATTGAAATGCCGGGCCTGATGGCTCTGCGTGAAAAATATGGTCCGACGAAGCCGCTGGCGGGAGCTCGAATTGCCGGCTGCCTTCACATGACGATTCAGACGGCCGTACTGATTGAGACTCTGGTTGAACTGGGTGCAGACGTCACGTGGTCCAGCTGCAACATTTTTTCCACCCAGGATCATGCGGCTGCCGCGATTGCGGCGGCAGGCGTTCCCGTCTACGCCTGGAAGGGCATGAGCGAGGAAGAATTTGACTGGTGTATTGAACAGACGCTGACGTTTCCTGACGGTCAGCCGTTAAACATGATCCTGGACGACGGTGGCGATCTTACTCTGATGGTTCACGAGAAATTTCCGGAGCTTCTCAAAAACATCAGAGGACTGTCTGAAGAGACGACAACCGGCGTTCACCGTCTCCATCAGATGCATGCGGTTGGAAAGCTGGCAGTGCCTGCCATCAACGTGAACGATTCTGTCACGAAAAGTAAGTTCGATAATCTCTACGGCTGTCGTGAATCACTGGCCGACGGTATCAAGCGGGCAACCGACGTGATGGTTGCCGGTAAAGTTGTTGTCGTCTGTGGTTACGGAGATGTTGGAAAAGGCTGT from Fuerstiella sp. encodes:
- the ahcY gene encoding adenosylhomocysteinase, with the protein product MSHPHKVADLSLAELGRKEIEIAEIEMPGLMALREKYGPTKPLAGARIAGCLHMTIQTAVLIETLVELGADVTWSSCNIFSTQDHAAAAIAAAGVPVYAWKGMSEEEFDWCIEQTLTFPDGQPLNMILDDGGDLTLMVHEKFPELLKNIRGLSEETTTGVHRLHQMHAVGKLAVPAINVNDSVTKSKFDNLYGCRESLADGIKRATDVMVAGKVVVVCGYGDVGKGCAAAMKGLGARVIVTEIDPICALQATMEGYQVTNMAEAAVEGDIFVTTTGNKDVICGEHMDQMKHQAIVCNIGHFDSEVQIAYLNDRSDIEKVNIKTPADEGGPVDKYVYPDGKALIVLAEGRLVNLGCATGHPSFVMSNSFTNQVMAQLALWQDPDNYEIGVHMLPKHLDEEVARLHLEKLGVRLEVLSQEQAEYIGVPVNGPFKPDHYRY